The genomic DNA AAACCACTGTCATCGACCTGGGCGGCAGCGCCGCGCCTGCCACTGACCAGGCAAGCGACCAAGCCCTGGCCAGCGGCCTGCAAAGCGCCAGCCTTGGCTGGAGCCTGCTGGCATTCTTCGGCCTCGGCCTGCTGCTGGCGTTCACCCCTTGCTCGCTGCCCATGCTGCCGATCCTCGCCGGCCTGGTCATGGGCAACGGCGCCAGTGCACGACGTGGCTGGGTGCTGGCCGGGGTCTACGTGCTGAGCATGGCGCTGGTGTATGCAGGGCTCGGCGTGGTCGCTGCGCTGCTTGGCGCCAGCCTGCAAGCCTGGCTGCAGCAGCCTTGGCTGCTCGGCAGCCTGGCGGCGCTGTTCGTGATACTTGCCCTGCCGATGTTTGGCGCTTTCGAATTGCAATTGCCAGCCGCCCTGCGTGATCGCCTGGACCGTGCCGGGCAGAGCACCCGGGGCGGCAACCTCTACGGTGCGGCGCTATTGGGGGCACTGTCCGGCCTGCTGCTCGGGCCGTGCATGACCGCCCCGCTGGCCGGCGCCCTGCTTTACATCGCGCAGAGTGGCGATGTGCTGCAAGGCGCGCTGGTGCTGTTCAGCCTTGGCCTGGGCATGGGTGTGCCACTGCTGTTGCTGGTGACCTTGGGCAACCGCTACCTGCCGCGCCCGGGCGCCTGGATGGAGCGGGTAAAGGGTGTGTTCGGCTTCGTGTTCCTGGCCATGGCCCTGTACACCGTACGCAGCCTGCTGGCCGCTCCGCTGCTGCTGGCCTTGAGCGGTGCATGGCTGATTGCACTGGGCTGGGCCGCGTGGCCGGCCCTGCAGCGCTTGCCTGCCTTGCGCGCCGTACCGCTGCTGGGTGCATTGTGGGGCGGCCTGCTG from Pseudomonas putida includes the following:
- the dsbD gene encoding protein-disulfide reductase DsbD produces the protein MRVLLLFLTFLMAGPLQANPFDVKPDFLPVNQAFVLTHDRQADGQMRLYFQIKQGYYLYQKRLKFDGLPVEQHPQLPPALNHHDEFFGDSAVYRDQLELLLPANAQGQLRLGWQGCADAGLCYPPQTTVIDLGGSAAPATDQASDQALASGLQSASLGWSLLAFFGLGLLLAFTPCSLPMLPILAGLVMGNGASARRGWVLAGVYVLSMALVYAGLGVVAALLGASLQAWLQQPWLLGSLAALFVILALPMFGAFELQLPAALRDRLDRAGQSTRGGNLYGAALLGALSGLLLGPCMTAPLAGALLYIAQSGDVLQGALVLFSLGLGMGVPLLLLVTLGNRYLPRPGAWMERVKGVFGFVFLAMALYTVRSLLAAPLLLALSGAWLIALGWAAWPALQRLPALRAVPLLGALWGGLLLIGAAAGGDDLWQPLRPFAGGPAPSATQHAEDAFVTVSRPEDLQRELDAAKARGQWVMVDYYADWCVSCKVMEKKVFARDDVQASLAGVHLLRLDVTADAPASRALLQRYQVPGPPSIIWLGPEGEERRARRITGEVDAAGFLQHWAQTRSQG